One window from the genome of Paracoccus zhejiangensis encodes:
- a CDS encoding maleate cis-trans isomerase family protein translates to MPAPLPPDPIRRFGLIALATDLTTERDAARLMPEGTALHVTRIAFENPTTPENLRATGPRLRDAAALLVPDVPLAGIGFACTSAGAVLGDDLPALIGDTRAPISTPAGGAVRAFRAMGIERIALMTPYLPETTVPVAGYFEAQGIAVVASRSLGHADDRDMARLGDEALIEAALATDHPEAEALFLSCTALAALDVIPRLEARLQKPVLSANLALYWSMLDQAGIAAAGAYRLMSVRTW, encoded by the coding sequence ATGCCCGCCCCGCTGCCCCCTGATCCGATCCGCCGCTTTGGCCTCATCGCGCTGGCCACGGACCTGACGACCGAACGCGACGCCGCCCGGTTGATGCCTGAGGGCACGGCGCTGCATGTCACCCGCATCGCCTTCGAGAACCCGACGACACCCGAGAACCTGCGTGCCACCGGCCCGCGCCTGCGCGATGCGGCGGCGCTGCTGGTGCCGGATGTGCCGCTGGCGGGGATCGGCTTTGCCTGCACCTCGGCCGGGGCGGTTCTGGGCGACGATCTGCCGGCGCTGATCGGTGACACCCGCGCGCCGATCTCTACGCCAGCGGGCGGGGCGGTGCGGGCGTTCCGGGCGATGGGCATCGAGAGGATCGCGCTGATGACGCCCTATCTGCCGGAAACCACCGTTCCGGTCGCGGGCTATTTCGAGGCACAGGGGATCGCGGTGGTGGCCAGCCGCTCGCTCGGCCATGCCGATGACCGCGACATGGCGCGGCTGGGGGATGAGGCGCTGATCGAGGCCGCGCTGGCGACCGACCATCCCGAGGCGGAGGCGCTGTTTCTCTCCTGCACCGCGCTCGCCGCGCTGGACGTCATCCCCCGGCTCGAGGCGCGACTGCAAAAGCCGGTGCTCTCGGCCAATCTGGCGCTCTACTGGTCGATGCTGGATCAGGCGGGCATCGCCGCCGCCGGCGCCTATCGGCTGATGTCGGTGCGGACATGGTGA
- a CDS encoding PepSY-associated TM helix domain-containing protein encodes MTDIPRGTAVPKAEPAASNTYFIAWRWHFYAGLYVIPFLTMLALTGLMMLWVSWSSGIGSERLAVTPSGDLLPASTLQATAEAAVPGATAFHYLEPLAADRVAIVAVAADGVKTGVALDPYSGEVLRSFDWQAGWYDWLSVIHGTLMLGVTGDRMIEIAASLGLIMIATGIYLHWPRGQSGWRGALVPRLSARGRSWWKSLHGVLGFWVSALLVVFLVSGLSWSGVWGEKFVQAWNTFPAEKYAPPPSEAVAVAAGEATHDMAMHEMPMSDDVHAKMNHGAEKEVPWTLEQAPMPASGSLAGTAAIDGAPDLDSVVGFARALGFDGRFQVALPDGPEGVWTVSHDSASNDGPGAGSDRTLHLDRYTGNVLADIRYADYSPYAKAMAWGVAFHEGDLGVWNLVLNTLFCLSVVFLTVSGLVMWWKRRPDRAGRLAAPPRSPERSLWKGAAVLVVILSALFPLAGAAIVAAWLLDLTLLRLMPGLKRAVS; translated from the coding sequence ATGACCGACATTCCCCGGGGGACGGCTGTCCCCAAGGCCGAACCGGCTGCAAGCAATACCTATTTCATCGCCTGGCGCTGGCATTTCTATGCCGGGCTTTACGTCATCCCCTTCCTGACCATGCTGGCCCTGACCGGGCTGATGATGCTGTGGGTCTCGTGGAGCAGCGGCATCGGCAGCGAGCGTCTGGCGGTCACGCCCTCGGGCGACCTCCTGCCCGCCAGCACCCTGCAGGCCACCGCCGAGGCCGCCGTTCCGGGCGCAACCGCCTTCCACTATCTCGAACCGCTGGCCGCTGACCGTGTCGCCATCGTCGCGGTTGCCGCCGATGGCGTGAAAACCGGCGTCGCGCTCGACCCCTATAGCGGCGAGGTGCTCCGCAGCTTTGACTGGCAGGCCGGTTGGTATGACTGGCTCAGTGTCATCCACGGCACGCTGATGCTGGGCGTGACCGGCGACCGGATGATCGAGATCGCCGCCAGCCTTGGCCTCATCATGATCGCCACCGGCATCTACCTCCACTGGCCGCGCGGTCAGTCGGGCTGGCGCGGCGCGCTGGTGCCGCGTCTCTCGGCGCGCGGGCGCAGCTGGTGGAAATCGCTGCATGGCGTCTTGGGTTTCTGGGTCTCGGCGCTGCTGGTCGTGTTCCTCGTCTCGGGCCTCAGCTGGAGCGGCGTCTGGGGCGAGAAATTCGTGCAGGCCTGGAACACCTTCCCGGCCGAGAAATACGCCCCGCCGCCGTCGGAAGCCGTGGCGGTCGCCGCCGGTGAAGCGACGCACGACATGGCCATGCACGAGATGCCGATGTCGGACGATGTCCATGCCAAGATGAACCACGGCGCCGAGAAGGAGGTGCCCTGGACGCTGGAACAGGCCCCGATGCCGGCCTCGGGCTCGCTGGCCGGCACGGCCGCCATCGACGGCGCTCCGGATCTGGACAGCGTGGTGGGTTTCGCCCGTGCTCTCGGCTTTGACGGGCGTTTCCAGGTCGCCCTGCCCGATGGCCCCGAGGGCGTCTGGACCGTCAGCCATGACAGCGCCTCGAATGACGGCCCCGGAGCCGGCAGTGACCGGACGCTGCATCTCGACCGCTATACCGGCAATGTGCTGGCCGATATCCGCTATGCCGATTACTCGCCCTATGCCAAGGCAATGGCCTGGGGTGTGGCCTTCCACGAGGGCGATCTGGGCGTCTGGAACCTGGTCCTGAACACGCTTTTCTGCCTGTCGGTGGTGTTCCTGACCGTTTCGGGTCTGGTCATGTGGTGGAAGCGCCGCCCGGATCGCGCCGGTCGTCTGGCCGCCCCGCCCCGCTCGCCCGAGCGGTCGCTGTGGAAAGGCGCGGCGGTGCTGGTGGTAATCCTGTCGGCGCTGTTCCCGCTGGCCGGTGCCGCCATCGTCGCGGCATGGCTGCTGGACCTCACGCTTCTGCGGCTGATGCCCGGACTGAAGCGCGCGGTCAGCTGA
- a CDS encoding TRAP transporter large permease — MAYAIFGSMIVLLLIGFPMMIPLLMGALIGFIALFGGFGQLDTMVQQILAGIRPASLIAVPMFIFAADIMTRGQSANRLIDLVMAFVGHIRGGLAISTATACTLFGAVSGSTQATVVAVGGPLRPRMLKAGYNDSFVLALIINASDIAFLIPPSIGMIIYGVVSGTSISELFIAGIGPGLLILVLFSIYSYIYALRNNVPTEPKASWAERVAALRRALWPLGFPLIIVGGIYGGIFSPTEAAAACVLYALFLEMVVFREMNLRQLYQTAKSTGLITAVVFILVGAGAAFSYVISFAQIPQAILGGIGIDSMGPYGVLFTISIAFFIGCMFVDPIVVILILVPIFAPVVNSVGLDPVLVGTIITLQVAIGSATPPFGCDIFTAIAIFKRPYAEVVRGTPPFIIMLLGVSVALIFFPQIALFLRDLAFAK; from the coding sequence ATGGCCTATGCCATCTTCGGTTCGATGATCGTGCTCTTGCTGATCGGTTTCCCGATGATGATCCCGCTGCTCATGGGCGCGCTGATCGGGTTCATCGCGCTTTTCGGTGGCTTCGGACAGCTGGACACGATGGTCCAGCAGATCCTCGCCGGCATCCGGCCCGCCAGCCTGATCGCCGTGCCGATGTTCATCTTCGCCGCCGACATCATGACGCGCGGCCAGTCGGCCAACCGCCTGATCGATCTGGTCATGGCCTTTGTCGGCCATATCCGGGGCGGGCTGGCGATCTCGACCGCCACGGCCTGTACGCTGTTCGGTGCGGTCTCGGGCTCGACACAGGCCACTGTCGTCGCCGTCGGCGGGCCGCTGAGGCCAAGGATGCTGAAGGCGGGCTACAATGACAGCTTCGTTCTGGCGCTGATCATCAATGCCTCGGATATCGCCTTCCTGATCCCGCCCTCGATCGGCATGATCATCTACGGCGTCGTCTCGGGCACCTCGATTTCCGAGCTGTTCATCGCCGGGATCGGGCCGGGGCTGCTGATCCTCGTGCTTTTCTCGATCTATTCCTACATCTACGCGCTCAGGAACAACGTTCCCACCGAACCCAAGGCCAGCTGGGCCGAGCGGGTGGCGGCGCTGCGCCGGGCGTTGTGGCCGCTGGGGTTTCCGCTGATCATCGTCGGCGGCATCTACGGCGGTATCTTCTCGCCGACCGAGGCCGCCGCTGCCTGCGTCCTCTACGCGCTGTTCCTGGAGATGGTGGTCTTTCGCGAGATGAACCTGCGCCAGCTGTACCAGACGGCCAAATCGACCGGCCTCATCACCGCCGTGGTCTTCATCCTCGTCGGGGCAGGGGCGGCCTTTTCCTATGTCATCAGCTTCGCGCAGATCCCGCAGGCGATCCTTGGCGGCATCGGCATCGACAGCATGGGGCCTTACGGCGTCCTTTTCACCATCTCGATCGCCTTCTTCATCGGCTGCATGTTCGTCGATCCGATCGTGGTGATCCTGATCCTCGTGCCGATCTTTGCCCCGGTGGTGAACTCGGTCGGGCTCGACCCGGTGCTGGTCGGCACCATCATCACCCTGCAGGTCGCCATCGGCAGCGCAACGCCACCCTTTGGCTGCGACATCTTCACCGCCATCGCCATCTTCAAGCGCCCCTATGCCGAGGTGGTGCGTGGCACGCCGCCCTTCATCATCATGCTGCTGGGCGTGTCGGTGGCGCTGATCTTCTTCCCGCAGATCGCGCTGTTCCTGCGTGACCTGGCCTTTGCGAAATAG
- a CDS encoding TolB family protein, with translation MGWRSSLEVHHPASGETRVVLQSDLLIEAPNWHPEGWFLVNGEGRLWRAGAQGLTPIDLGGLDRCNNDHGFLPDGRIVFSCHNDQGAGIYILEPEGPRDLKLPRPSWWHGANGSRITYACARGGDRVVRVAVMDLETGAETVLTPGIAHHDGPDFAASGQHIWFNSDATGHAQIWRMGVDGSEAAPVFRDENVNWFPHPSPDGRRVIYLAYAPGTEGHPRDRDVALWIMDQDGGNRRKLFDLFGGQGTINVPCWSPDGQSFAFMRYAPEA, from the coding sequence ATGGGCTGGCGGTCGTCATTGGAGGTGCATCACCCGGCAAGCGGCGAGACCCGCGTGGTCCTGCAAAGCGACTTGCTGATCGAGGCACCGAACTGGCATCCCGAGGGCTGGTTTCTGGTCAATGGCGAAGGCCGGTTGTGGCGGGCGGGTGCGCAAGGCTTGACGCCCATCGATCTCGGCGGGCTGGATCGCTGCAACAACGATCACGGTTTCCTGCCCGATGGCCGGATCGTCTTTTCCTGTCACAACGATCAGGGCGCGGGGATTTACATCCTCGAGCCCGAAGGTCCGCGCGACCTGAAACTGCCCCGGCCCAGCTGGTGGCACGGGGCCAACGGGTCGCGCATCACCTATGCCTGCGCGCGGGGAGGTGACCGGGTGGTACGGGTGGCGGTGATGGATCTGGAGACCGGGGCCGAGACGGTGCTGACCCCCGGCATCGCCCATCATGACGGGCCGGATTTCGCGGCCTCTGGCCAGCATATCTGGTTCAATTCGGATGCCACGGGCCATGCCCAGATCTGGCGCATGGGCGTTGATGGCAGCGAGGCCGCGCCGGTCTTTCGCGATGAGAATGTGAACTGGTTTCCGCATCCCTCGCCCGACGGGCGGCGGGTGATCTATCTCGCCTATGCGCCCGGAACCGAGGGTCATCCGCGCGACCGCGATGTGGCGCTGTGGATCATGGATCAGGACGGCGGCAACCGCCGCAAGCTTTTCGATCTGTTCGGAGGGCAGGGCACGATCAACGTGCCCTGCTGGTCGCCCGATGGGCAAAGCTTCGCCTTCATGCGCTATGCCCCCGAGGCGTAG
- a CDS encoding DUF2946 family protein, which produces MLAPFLLLSLISDAVMPVRGADGQLMLVLCTPIAVQQVATDPHHHSGHAGHAQDDPEDQPAATDRCQWAGLHPVLALITPPDLPLPENRVLSPAPPPLPVILIAARATGLPPSTGPPLAV; this is translated from the coding sequence TTGCTGGCTCCCTTCCTGCTGCTGTCGCTGATCTCGGATGCCGTCATGCCCGTGCGCGGGGCCGATGGCCAGCTGATGCTGGTCCTCTGCACCCCCATCGCAGTGCAGCAGGTCGCGACAGACCCGCACCACCATAGCGGCCATGCCGGGCATGCGCAGGACGATCCCGAAGACCAGCCCGCAGCAACCGACCGTTGCCAATGGGCCGGCCTTCATCCGGTGCTCGCCCTTATCACCCCGCCGGACCTGCCGCTGCCCGAAAACCGGGTCCTGTCGCCGGCCCCGCCTCCCCTGCCCGTCATCCTCATCGCCGCCCGTGCGACCGGCCTGCCGCCGTCCACCGGGCCACCCCTCGCCGTCTGA
- a CDS encoding universal stress protein — MFQKILIAYDGSVGAERALEKASELAKLTGAALVVLTVYRHHSMLEASISMVRGALEPGGNLDAAMRDTARNAADYAKSHAKDAGVAKVSAFIKAGQPARTIISVATEKGADLIVVGSRGLGSTEGYLLGSVSHKVTGLADCPVLVV, encoded by the coding sequence ATGTTCCAGAAGATCCTGATCGCCTATGACGGCTCGGTCGGTGCCGAGCGCGCGCTGGAGAAGGCATCCGAATTGGCCAAGCTGACCGGCGCGGCGCTGGTCGTGCTGACTGTCTATCGCCACCATTCCATGCTCGAGGCCTCGATCTCGATGGTGCGCGGTGCGCTGGAGCCGGGCGGCAACCTGGACGCGGCCATGCGCGACACCGCCCGCAACGCTGCCGACTATGCCAAAAGCCATGCCAAGGATGCCGGTGTGGCGAAGGTGTCGGCCTTCATCAAGGCGGGGCAGCCCGCCCGCACCATCATCTCGGTCGCGACCGAGAAGGGCGCCGACCTGATCGTCGTCGGCTCGCGCGGCCTCGGCTCGACCGAGGGTTATCTTCTGGGATCGGTCAGTCACAAGGTGACGGGTCTTGCCGATTGTCCGGTGCTGGTGGTCTGA
- the doeA gene encoding ectoine hydrolase DoeA (DoeA (degradation of ectoine A) is also called EutD (ectoine utilization D).) translates to MPELQRSTERFPTAEYEARLTRTRAAMEQAGLDLLIVSDPSNMAWLTGYDGWSFYVHQAVIVGPDGPPLWFGRGQDGNGALRTVWMGEANIIGYPDHYVQSTERHPMDYLSAQLTDRGWNRGRIGVEMDNYWFSARAHERLQSGLPDAALVDATALVNWQRAVKSPAELSYMRKAARIVERMHRRIAETVEVGMRKCDLVAEIYDAGLRFDPATGVGGDYPAIVPLLPSGPDAAAPHLTWDDLPMRANEGTFFEIAGCYQRYHCPLSRTIFLGKPPAEMIEAEKAVLEGMEAGLAAARAGNTCEDIAIAFFTVLDRYGIVKDNRTGYPIGLSYPPDWGERTMSLRRGDRTVLQPGMTFHFMTGLWMEDWGYETTESILITEGAPETFCDLPRKMLVKA, encoded by the coding sequence ATGCCCGAGTTGCAGCGCAGCACCGAACGTTTCCCCACCGCCGAATACGAGGCCCGCCTGACCCGCACCCGCGCCGCGATGGAGCAGGCCGGGCTGGACCTCTTGATCGTCAGCGACCCCTCGAACATGGCCTGGCTGACCGGCTATGACGGCTGGTCCTTCTATGTGCATCAGGCGGTGATCGTCGGCCCGGATGGCCCGCCCCTCTGGTTCGGGCGCGGGCAGGACGGCAATGGCGCGCTGCGCACCGTCTGGATGGGCGAGGCGAATATCATCGGCTATCCCGACCATTACGTCCAATCGACCGAGCGGCACCCGATGGACTACCTCTCCGCGCAGCTGACTGACCGGGGCTGGAACCGCGGCCGCATCGGCGTCGAGATGGACAATTACTGGTTTTCCGCCCGCGCCCATGAACGCCTGCAATCGGGCCTGCCCGATGCCGCCCTTGTCGACGCGACGGCCCTGGTCAACTGGCAGCGGGCGGTGAAATCCCCGGCGGAACTGTCCTATATGCGCAAGGCCGCCCGCATCGTCGAGCGGATGCACCGCCGCATCGCCGAGACGGTCGAGGTGGGGATGCGCAAATGCGATCTGGTGGCCGAGATCTACGATGCCGGGCTGCGCTTTGATCCGGCGACCGGGGTGGGCGGTGACTACCCGGCCATCGTGCCGCTGCTGCCCTCGGGCCCCGATGCCGCCGCCCCGCATCTCACCTGGGACGATCTGCCGATGCGCGCGAACGAGGGCACGTTCTTCGAGATCGCCGGCTGCTATCAGCGCTATCACTGCCCGCTGTCGCGCACGATCTTTCTGGGCAAGCCGCCCGCCGAGATGATCGAGGCGGAAAAGGCCGTGCTCGAGGGGATGGAGGCCGGGCTGGCCGCCGCGCGCGCCGGCAATACCTGCGAGGATATCGCCATCGCCTTCTTCACCGTGCTCGACCGTTACGGCATCGTGAAGGACAACCGCACCGGCTATCCGATCGGCCTCAGCTACCCGCCCGACTGGGGCGAGCGCACCATGTCGCTGCGCCGGGGCGACCGGACCGTGCTGCAGCCGGGCATGACCTTCCATTTCATGACCGGCCTCTGGATGGAGGATTGGGGCTACGAGACCACCGAGTCGATCCTGATCACCGAGGGCGCGCCCGAAACCTTCTGCGACCTGCCCCGGAAGATGCTGGTGAAAGCATGA
- a CDS encoding cyclodeaminase, producing MSEILILTETQLRERIPLDASLIDVIEAAFATLAGGEVVMPPILSMHLPQANGEVDVKTAFVPGLPGFAVKISPGFFDNPSKGLPSTSGLMVVLSSATGRVQAVLLDNGYLTDLRTAAAGGVAVRHLARADASRATIFGAGLQARLQLQALRLVRPITEATIWARDPVKARALAVEMSAEGLPTRAEADPETAVATADIIVTTTPATTPILRADWLRPGQHVTAMGSDQPGKNELDPRALDRADIYVADRLSQTRDLGELRAALAAGLIARDAAFPELGQIIAGQHPGRSSPDQITIADLTGTGVQDTAIASHTLSLFA from the coding sequence ATGAGCGAGATCCTGATCCTGACCGAGACGCAGTTGCGTGAACGCATTCCTCTGGACGCGAGCCTGATCGACGTGATCGAAGCTGCCTTCGCCACGCTGGCCGGCGGCGAGGTGGTGATGCCGCCGATCCTGTCGATGCACCTGCCGCAGGCAAATGGCGAGGTCGATGTGAAAACCGCCTTCGTGCCCGGCCTGCCGGGCTTCGCGGTGAAGATTTCTCCCGGCTTCTTTGACAATCCCTCGAAGGGCCTGCCCTCGACCTCGGGGCTGATGGTGGTGCTCTCCTCCGCGACCGGGCGGGTTCAGGCGGTGCTCTTGGATAACGGCTACCTGACCGACCTGCGCACGGCGGCGGCGGGGGGCGTGGCGGTGCGGCATCTGGCGCGGGCCGATGCCAGCCGTGCCACCATCTTCGGCGCGGGGTTGCAGGCGCGGTTGCAGCTGCAAGCCCTGCGGCTGGTGCGCCCGATCACCGAGGCCACGATCTGGGCGCGTGATCCGGTCAAGGCCCGCGCGCTGGCCGTCGAGATGAGTGCCGAGGGTCTGCCCACCCGCGCCGAGGCCGACCCCGAAACCGCCGTGGCGACAGCGGATATCATCGTCACCACCACCCCCGCGACCACCCCGATCCTGCGCGCCGACTGGCTGCGTCCCGGCCAGCATGTGACCGCCATGGGCAGCGATCAGCCGGGCAAGAACGAACTGGACCCCCGCGCGCTGGACCGCGCCGATATCTATGTCGCCGACCGCCTCAGCCAGACCCGCGATCTGGGCGAGCTGCGCGCGGCGCTGGCCGCCGGGCTGATCGCCAGGGATGCCGCCTTCCCCGAGCTTGGCCAGATCATCGCCGGCCAGCATCCGGGGCGAAGCTCGCCCGACCAGATCACCATTGCCGACCTGACCGGCACCGGGGTTCAGGACACCGCCATCGCCAGCCACACGCTTTCCCTGTTTGCCTAG
- a CDS encoding TRAP transporter small permease, whose translation MISATDDDIDDSRYVSGLPGPLGVIDVVIARIEAVLLALGVLLMALNTMANVVGRYLLGESIFFSEELNQALIILITFAGISYAARHGRHIRMSAFFDAAPFPLRKTMMVAIAAITAAMMFLLSWYSFDYLMAQMGRGRLLPALQIPQWWIIVWVPLGFLLTGLQYALTAIKNLIDRDVWLSTSVIEGYDDSTEEEV comes from the coding sequence ATGATCTCGGCCACCGATGACGATATCGACGATTCCCGCTATGTCTCGGGCCTGCCCGGGCCGCTGGGGGTGATCGATGTGGTGATCGCGCGGATCGAGGCGGTGCTGCTGGCGCTTGGCGTCTTGCTGATGGCCTTGAATACCATGGCCAATGTCGTCGGTCGCTATCTTCTCGGCGAAAGCATTTTCTTTTCCGAGGAGCTCAATCAGGCGCTGATCATCCTGATCACCTTTGCCGGCATCTCCTATGCCGCGCGGCACGGACGGCATATCCGCATGTCGGCCTTTTTCGACGCCGCGCCCTTTCCCCTGCGCAAGACCATGATGGTCGCCATCGCGGCAATTACCGCCGCGATGATGTTCCTGCTCAGCTGGTATTCCTTCGACTACCTCATGGCGCAGATGGGCCGGGGCCGGCTGTTACCGGCGCTGCAGATCCCGCAATGGTGGATCATCGTCTGGGTGCCGCTGGGGTTCCTGCTCACTGGCCTGCAATACGCGCTGACCGCGATCAAGAACCTGATCGACCGCGATGTCTGGCTGTCGACCTCGGTCATCGAGGGCTATGACGACAGCACCGAGGAGGAGGTCTGA
- a CDS encoding Hsp20 family protein produces MTKISLGAHPYLLGFDQLERLAERAAKGAEGYPPYNIEHFAPDGFRITLAVAGFAEDDISITMEDRQLVIRGRQAEEDGERVFLHRGIAARAFQRSFVLADGVDVTEARLENGLLNIDLTRVQPQQVVQTIPISRK; encoded by the coding sequence ATGACCAAGATCTCGCTGGGGGCGCACCCCTACCTGCTGGGCTTCGATCAGCTCGAGCGGCTGGCCGAACGCGCGGCCAAAGGCGCCGAGGGCTATCCCCCCTATAATATTGAGCATTTCGCCCCCGATGGATTCCGCATCACGCTGGCGGTGGCTGGCTTTGCGGAAGACGATATCAGCATCACCATGGAGGACCGGCAATTGGTCATCCGGGGCCGTCAGGCCGAGGAGGATGGCGAGCGGGTTTTCCTGCATCGCGGCATCGCCGCCCGGGCCTTCCAGCGCAGCTTCGTCTTGGCCGATGGCGTGGATGTGACCGAGGCCAGACTTGAAAACGGGCTGCTCAATATCGATCTGACAAGGGTGCAGCCACAACAAGTGGTGCAGACCATTCCGATCAGCCGCAAGTAA
- a CDS encoding DUF1150 family protein, with product MNTKYDFGDGEQNTVYIRRVAIDSLPDEVREQAPDLDSLYAVHGIDGERLALVKDRKLAFFLARQNDLSPVSVH from the coding sequence ATGAATACGAAATACGATTTTGGCGACGGCGAACAGAACACCGTCTATATCCGCCGCGTGGCGATCGACAGCCTGCCCGACGAGGTGCGCGAACAGGCGCCCGATCTCGACAGCCTCTATGCCGTCCACGGCATCGACGGCGAGCGTCTGGCGCTGGTCAAGGACCGCAAGCTGGCCTTCTTCCTGGCCCGGCAGAACGACCTTTCGCCGGTCAGCGTTCACTGA
- the doeB gene encoding N(2)-acetyl-L-2,4-diaminobutanoate deacetylase DoeB, with amino-acid sequence MTANPIRPTIPLDAPGKAHGFLRLPYSRNDSAWGSVMIPITVIANGQGPTALLTGANHGDEYEGPIALQQLAWEIEPEEVTGRIILIPYLNSPAFRAGTRVSPIDQVNLNRAFPGKPDGSPSQKIADYICNTLVPMADVVLDYHSGGKTLDFLPFAAAHYLADKTQQEACFAAVRAFGAPYSMMMVEIDAVGMFDTAVEEQGKVFVTTELGGGGTATARSAEIALRGAKNVLRHAGILSGGIELAGGSRMLDMPADDCFHFATCDGLVQSLVDLGDAVTAGQPIARIWPKDRSGVAPEEVRANRDGLLAARHFPGLVQGGDCLAVIAVLV; translated from the coding sequence ATGACGGCGAACCCGATCCGCCCGACCATTCCGCTCGATGCCCCCGGCAAGGCGCATGGCTTCCTGCGCCTGCCCTATAGCCGCAATGACAGCGCCTGGGGTTCGGTGATGATCCCGATCACCGTCATTGCGAACGGGCAGGGGCCGACGGCGCTTCTGACCGGGGCCAATCACGGCGATGAATACGAAGGTCCGATCGCATTGCAGCAGCTGGCCTGGGAGATCGAGCCGGAAGAGGTGACGGGGCGGATCATCCTCATCCCCTATCTGAACAGCCCGGCCTTTCGCGCCGGAACGCGGGTCAGCCCGATCGATCAGGTGAACCTGAACCGCGCCTTTCCCGGCAAGCCCGATGGCAGCCCCAGTCAGAAGATTGCCGATTATATTTGCAACACGCTGGTGCCGATGGCCGATGTGGTGCTGGACTACCATTCCGGCGGCAAGACGCTTGATTTCCTGCCCTTTGCCGCCGCGCATTATCTGGCGGACAAGACCCAGCAAGAGGCCTGCTTTGCCGCCGTCCGCGCCTTTGGTGCACCCTATTCGATGATGATGGTCGAGATCGACGCCGTGGGCATGTTCGACACGGCGGTCGAGGAACAGGGCAAGGTCTTCGTCACGACAGAACTTGGCGGCGGCGGCACGGCGACGGCGCGATCGGCAGAGATCGCCCTTCGCGGGGCAAAGAACGTCTTGCGCCATGCCGGCATCCTGTCGGGCGGGATCGAGCTTGCGGGGGGCAGCCGGATGCTCGACATGCCGGCGGATGACTGCTTCCATTTCGCCACGTGCGACGGGCTGGTGCAGTCGCTCGTCGATCTGGGCGATGCGGTCACCGCCGGCCAGCCCATCGCCCGCATCTGGCCCAAGGACCGCAGCGGCGTCGCACCCGAGGAGGTGCGGGCGAACCGCGACGGTTTGCTGGCCGCGCGGCATTTCCCCGGACTGGTGCAGGGCGGCGACTGTCTGGCGGTGATCGCGGTTCTGGTCTGA
- the eutB gene encoding hydroxyectoine utilization dehydratase EutB — MVSLEDIRAAEDRIRGMVRVTPIKSSASLSALAGGSVWLKGEHQQLTGAFKLRGASNAVARLGDVAGVTTASTGNHGRALAHAARARGLPAIICVSSLVPQNKLDAIAALGAEARVIGASQDAAFAEARRLQRDEGFALIPPFDHADVIAGQGTLGLEILDQIPDAAAIAVPLSGGGLLAGVAAAAKALNPGIRIIGLSMERGAAMATSLKAGHPVEVEEVETLADSLGGGIGQGNHLTFPMVRDLMDELILVTEAEIAAGIRHLALEDGETVEGAAAVGAGAVLAGKLRATGPMVLILSGGNIDPARHTAIVKGET; from the coding sequence ATGGTGAGCCTCGAGGACATCCGCGCGGCGGAAGATCGCATCCGGGGGATGGTGCGGGTGACGCCGATCAAATCCTCCGCCAGCCTGTCGGCGCTGGCGGGCGGGTCGGTCTGGCTGAAAGGTGAGCACCAGCAACTGACCGGCGCCTTCAAGCTGCGCGGGGCCAGCAACGCGGTGGCGCGGCTGGGGGATGTGGCGGGTGTCACCACCGCCTCGACCGGCAATCATGGCCGCGCGCTGGCCCATGCGGCGCGGGCGCGCGGGCTGCCGGCGATCATCTGCGTCTCGTCCCTGGTGCCGCAGAACAAGCTGGACGCCATCGCCGCCTTGGGGGCCGAGGCGCGGGTGATCGGCGCCAGTCAGGACGCAGCCTTTGCCGAGGCCCGACGCTTGCAGCGCGACGAGGGCTTTGCCCTGATCCCGCCCTTCGACCATGCCGATGTGATCGCCGGCCAGGGCACGCTGGGGCTGGAGATTCTCGACCAGATCCCCGATGCGGCCGCGATTGCCGTGCCGCTGTCGGGTGGTGGCCTTCTGGCGGGCGTGGCGGCGGCGGCCAAGGCGCTGAACCCCGGCATCCGCATCATCGGCCTCAGCATGGAGCGGGGCGCGGCGATGGCCACGAGCCTTAAGGCCGGGCATCCGGTCGAGGTCGAGGAGGTTGAGACGCTGGCCGACAGCCTTGGCGGCGGTATCGGCCAGGGCAATCACCTGACTTTCCCGATGGTCCGCGACCTGATGGATGAGTTGATCCTTGTGACCGAGGCCGAGATCGCCGCCGGCATCCGCCATCTGGCGCTGGAGGATGGCGAGACGGTCGAAGGCGCGGCGGCGGTGGGGGCAGGGGCTGTGCTTGCCGGCAAGCTGCGCGCTACCGGCCCGATGGTCCTGATCCTCTCGGGCGGCAATATCGATCCGGCCCGCCACACCGCCATCGTGAAGGGCGAAACATGA